The following are encoded in a window of Magnolia sinica isolate HGM2019 chromosome 11, MsV1, whole genome shotgun sequence genomic DNA:
- the LOC131219036 gene encoding classical arabinogalactan protein 9-like, with protein sequence MDRPALIFLAICCIALTCASGQAPAAAPTTTPATPSTPATPASSPVAATAPTTPKTPAPATATAPTASPPTVVTAPPAAAPKAAPPTPTVPAPVTPPASAPPAKAPAASPPAPVPVSSPPKPVLPPPVPAPTTPPVASPPAPVSAPPLPPPPAEVPAPAPSKKKTKKKKHSAPSPAPAVASPPAPPTDASAPSGDIGAPAPTSVADQNGAEKALGMKTVFGSLISGWALFFFLGITV encoded by the exons ATGGATCGCCCAGCTCTAATTTTCCTCGCCATCTGCTGCATTGCTCTAACATGCGCCAGTGGCCAAGCTCCAGCAGCTGCGCCCACTACCACACCGGCAACACCATCAACACCAGCAACCCCTGCATCTTCGCCAGTCGCTGCAACAGCTCCAACCACTCCTAAAACCCCAGCCCCGGCTACAGCCACAGCCCCAACCGCATCTCCACCAACCGTAGTCACCGCTCCACCTGCGGCCGCACCGAAAGCGGCCCCACCTACTCCCACGGTTCCGGCTCCTGTAACACCACCGGCATCTGCCCCACCCGCAAAGGCGCCTGCCGCGTCCCCGCCGGCGCCGGTTCCCGTCAGCTCTCCGCCTAAGCCAGTATTGCCACCACCGGTACCGGCTCCGACCACTCCGCCGGTGGCTTCACCTCCCGCCCCTGTCTCGGCCCCGCCGTTGCCGCCGCCCCCGGCGGAGGTGCCAGCTCCGGCCCCCAGCaaaaagaagacgaagaagaagaagcattccGCTCCGTCGCCCGCGCCGGCGGTTGCCAGCCCTCCCGCGCCGCCTACTGACGCATCCGCGCCCTCAGGGGACATCGGCGCCCCTGCACCGACGTCCGTCGCCGATCAG AATGGAGCAGAGAAGGCGTTGGGCATGAAAACCGTGTTTGGGAGCTTGATCTCTGGATGggctctcttcttcttccttggcaTTACTGTCTAG